The Arachis ipaensis cultivar K30076 chromosome B07, Araip1.1, whole genome shotgun sequence genomic interval TTCACCATCATAAATCAGACTATTCTTTCCTTAGAACCTTGGGGTGTGCTTGCTATCCAAGTCTTAAACCATATTCTACCAATAAATTTGACTACAAATCTCAATTATCCATCTTCGTAGGTTATGCTCCTAATCATAAGGGATATAAGTGTCTCACTAAAACTGGAAAAATCATTATTACTGGTCATGTTGTATTTGATGAATCTAAGTTttcatattctattctttttccaTCCTCACCTCCTGTTTTGCCTAAGCAACAATTTCCTCATACATCCTTGGTACTGCCTATTATAACTCATACTTCTTCAAATGCACATCTTAATAATGAGTCCAGTTCTGCTCTTCATTCATCCTACCAACCAGTTTCATCTAGTTCTAATTTTGACCATCTTCCTCACTCTTCCTTAGATGCATCATCACCTAAGCAAGCCTCTAACCAAAAATCAAATGAGCCAATTCTTCTGTCTAAAGTCAATACAGCTCAACACCACTCAGATAGTGTCCCTATTTCAGGTTTAGAAATACAATTTGGAAGTTCtccaaaaccaaaaattttaacTAATACTCACTCAATGCAAACCACATCCAAGTCTGGTATTGAAAAACCAAAACTATTCTCAACAACTATTTCTTCCAATCTTGATCATTATAATAATGTTCCTACCACCACTGCATAGGCTTTACAGTCACCTCATTGGCATCAAGCCATGTTGGAGGAGCTGCAAGCTTTATATAAGAATCAAACATGGAGTTTAGAAACTCCTCCCCCTACTGCCAAGGTGATCGGTAGCAGCTGGATTTATTCTATTAAAAGAAAACCAAATGGAGATATTGCTAAGTATAAAGCTAAATTGGTTGCAAAGGGTAACCACCAAGTTGAAGGGGTTGATTATGAACAGGTTTTTGCCCCTGTAATCAAACCTTTATCCATAAGAATTGTTCTCACCATTGCTTTAAAGTATCATTGGCGGCCTCGGCAGTTTGATTTCAATAATGCATGTTTGAATGGGGATTTGAATGAAGTGATTTTTATGAAACAACCTCCAGGATTTTTTCAAGGTGATGTTGGACAGGTTTGTAGATTGAAAAAATCCTTGTATGGCTTAAAACAAGCCCCAAGAACATGGTTTGTTAAACTTTCTTCAACTTTAGCTTCATTTGGTTTCATCAAAACCAGGTCAGATCACTCCTTATTTGTCAAGCATGATCCTACTATCGCTATATATATTCTAGTATATGTAGCtgattgataaaccctaattttgtggtttatcttgtacttaatttgggggattttatcaccctttctcacatttattcaatgaaaaagcatgattttgcaattctctcttgatttgtgcttaaatatgaaaacatgctttttaggcccttaaattggtgattttaattcactttaattctattcgatgccttgatgtatttgttgagttatttcaggttcataaggcaagtattgggtggaagaagtgaggagaaaagcatgcaaagtgggagaactcatgaagaaatgaagaaacagtaaagctgtcaagcctgacctcttcgcactcaattaaccataacttgagctacagagatccaaatgaggtggtttcagttgcgttggaaagctaacatctggagcttcaaaatgatataaaattttccatatgttGCTTCACGTTCAGGGGTGcgcatgcgccatgtacgcgtgcgcgccgatgctgctggtGGCCCActaaaagtgaaatcgcccccagcgatttctgaagcattttgggcccaatccaactcatttctgatgctattgaacccaaggattgaggggagaATGAACGaagagtcatagtttagtttccatcatgttttagggtagaattctagagagagaagctctcccttctctctagaatttaaggtagtttaggtttaattttctcaaattcatctttcaattcttgttttgatttcagttctcattatattttagtgttctattgtctcaatcttcttagtttctcttgttaatttcttgttttactctcttttatgtttatgaacaattgttggatcttgattttctttaatgcaattttatgtttccatgctcttctatgtttatcttcattgttattgttgatctcttgcttatgatagttatgggttttgttaattcttgcattttgtgatgtttacttttcttgcacactaggtgtttgataaaatgctttcattagtttttgagtagttctctttactcttggcctaggctaagggaattgagtgaccttgagtcattgggtctcaatgatttggtgatttgagaacccttggtgattaatttgatactcattgacaccaacccactactaatctaattagtaggtaggttgggacttatgggatGATATGATCAAACATATTTGACGTACTTTAaacttaggagtagatattacgtacttaaggcttatggaagtagacttaataggttggcctctcataattatcaatatttggtttgtagacaaggatggtgacctcaattacctatgtctagccaagagttcttcccatttcttttattagttcttgttattttactttcttgtcatttattttcttgcaaaaacaTACCATCAAACCCCCttgatcttcatagccaataattaaacacttcgttgcaattccttgtgagacgacccggagtttaaatacttcggttaattttcatttggggtttgttatttgtgacaaccaaattttttatgtggaattgtttgttggtttagaactatgcttacaacgaagttcttatttctagaagagaaattctagaccgacacgacAAAATCTCATTATCAATGATATACTTATTACTGGGAATAATATAATTTCCATTCAAAATACTATAAAGCAGCACAACATTTTTTCCTTAAAAGATCTTAGTGAATTTAGTTATTTTCTTGGAATAGAAGCATGTAAGATTGATTCAGGAACTTCTCAACTTAGCCAAACAAAATACATCTCTGACCTATTGAAGAAAGTTGGCATGGAAGAATTAAAAGGAGTTCCAACTCCTATTATCACAAGTGTTAAACTATCTAAAGAAGGAAAAGATATCTTTGACGATGCAACATTATATAGATCTGTTATAGGGACTCTACAGTATGCTACCTTAACAAGACCAAAAATCTCTTATTGTGTTAACAAATTAAGTCCATATATGCAAAGACCCTTGATTAGTCATTGGAAATGTGTGAAGAGATTGTTACGATATCTTGCTGGGACAATAGAACAATGTCTTTTGTTTAATTCCAACACTGACTTAAGAATTTATGCTTTTCGTGATTCAGACTAGGGATTGGATGTTGATGATAAAAAATCCACTTATGGTTATGGAGTTTATCTTGGTGCAAATCTGGTATCTTGGTGCAGTAGGAAACAACCTCTGTCAGTAGATCCAGCACAGAAGTTGAGTATAGGGGACTAGCTGAAGTAGATTCCCAAATAGTCTGGCTCCGAaatcttctcaaggaacttcaCATCCAAGTTGACACTGTTCCCACTCTATATTGCGATAACATGAGTGCAGTTTTGCTGGCAGCTAAGTGTTAGATTTACATTTTGAGTTAGATTTACATTTTGTTAGAGAAAGAGTAAATCAGAATTAGCTAAGTGTTGTTCATATTAGTGTAGTGGATCAAGTGGCTAACATTTTTACCAAATCCCTATCAGCAAAATCTTTCAACAAGTGTAAAGACAAACTTAAAGTTACTGCAAGAGTATCTCCAAGTTTGAGGGGGGATATTGGAGATATGAGCAACAGTTAGTAAAACTGTTAGTTAGCTATAACTGATTTAGTTAGAAGTTGTTAGCTTTCTAGAGATAAGGCCCTCTAACAAACTCTGCTGTATAAATAGAAGGTTATGATTCTgttgtaaataactaaaaattagcacaataattattattttaattttcaattcaaatctctTGTCAATCTCTCTTTTCTGTATATTCTTTCATTTCTATCATGTTACTTTCTTTGACTCTCTTACAACTGTCTGGTTATTAAGTGAATGTCCCACCCATTATTATGGTTTTTTATTTGATTAGTATAACCAGGCGCCTTGACATGGCAGCTTAAgctttataatttaatttttttaagaaaatttaaaaaagtgTACTTATGCAAAGTAAATAGTGATGATGATTCATGAGCAACCAAAACATCTAAATTCAATTAATTGAAATCCATATTTCTAATCACATTATATAAAGTGAAAATTTGAGTAGAGAAAATAGATTCGAGCAGTAAAAGTTAATTTTTGCATTGCACCCaaagaatcaaaataaaattgtGATTCTCCAAAACAAATGATTGAAGAGGAAGTAACCTACGTGAAATGACTAAAATCTTCACTCCACTCTTAGTATTATAAactatatacacacacacatataaaataataatatataattttacatatatattaatgttcttaattatttaaaattttatagtcattttttatatataattttgatgtaggacataaataaaaaatttataattgatagatagacaatatataaaattgatcttttttaatattttttaatatatataagttatactttattgatatagaattatagattatgtttctaTTATTTGAGCCAACTTGTGAGCTTTCGTTGATGCGAGCTTGAATTTACGAAATAGGTTCAATTGTTAATGAATCGAGCCGTGAGCCAAGCTTAATTTTTGTGAGTCGAGCTTGAACTTGGCCTAGTTCGACTCAACTtggctcacttccagccctataGAAGAGACATGTTTGGTATCACTTGGTTAgagaaaaaataattacaataataGTTAAAAATGATGAGGTATTGCTTAAAGATAAAATATATGATATGAAGAAGTGCAAGATGAGAAAATAAAATGGAATAGTTGGAGTCACCATAGATGGCACTGCAGCACTTGTAGCTGTTGGTCCTACTTCTTCGAATGTAGCTATGTCGTCCTTCTTTTTCTGACTGGTTCTACTATTATGTCCGGTTTGAAATAGCAAGAAACAAGTTAGGATAAATTCTAATGTGGTATTTATATGACACTAATTGTAAACAATTATACACTAAGACAATATTTGCAAACTAGTTGTCTATATTTTTGCTTGACTCTATGAGGATCTAGTTGTGGCTCTGGTGCATCACTCATTTTATTTCCCTTCATCGTTGGTCTTTTGCTTGCCCTCTTGTATGCTGGTGATAAAATATTCGCATAGCCATGCTTTTTCTGAAACTTTTTGCCAGAAATAGGTTGAATCAGGAACTCATACGTTTTATTGTATGTTTTAACAGTGAGCCAATTGTTTGCATATTTCTTGGGTCTTCTATTATGATATGCTAGAGCAACACAAACATATTGACAGGAGAGaccatttaattttcaaaatctacaGGTGCATGTTTTCTTCCCTAATTTTACACTGACCTTAACCAACAAGCATTGAATCTTAAACATGTTACCAGCTAAATCACCTGTTGGAAACGACCTCCAACGGTTGATCTCCTCTTCTCGACTTCCAATCTACTCTACTGAAGTGGAGTAATCCTGCCCATACCCCACCAGTGTCTTCTTGTTCCTGGCCAAGATGAGTATAATGTAATATCTAATCTCTTCAAGCATGGTGATAGTTGGCTTACCCCTCATTTATTTTATGCAACCATTGAACACCTCAGCATTATTGTTTGTGATGTTATCGTTCTTTGGCCACTCGCTAAAATGTGAGGGTTTATTCTCTTAACTTTGTCCATGACAGCATTGAATTCCTAGGGAGTTATTGCTTTTGCACAGCTAAATAATACTACATTGAACTCCTTAACATTTCATTACTTAGCAAAATTCTGCTATATATGCCTAGAACAAAATCTATAATACAATCCTGGCATAATTTCCTGTAGAGCAGGTATAAGACCCTACAAACTCTGCACAATACAAATTTGTTACAACTATTATAATACCAAAACACCATACAAGGCTATAAAAGAACGTAGCATatgattaaatttattaaatttgttAACAAAAACATGAAATTAATTCTATTAGATTTCTGTGTTTTGAATTATGGTATATTGTTTTAGATACACTAAACTATTTCTCTTGAGTACTATGAAAGTAATGTTTAGTGTATATAACAGAGCATTTAACTAAAGTTAATGAAACACAAATAACATTACCTTTCGTTGATCACTCATAAAACTGAATCCAAGTGACGTATCATCTCTAAGATCCTCTTGTAACAGTTGAAGAAATCACTTCCaattgtcttttgtttctgcaaTAACAATTGCATAGGATATCGGGTAGATGTGGTTATTAGCATCTTGTCTGATAGCTATCAACAGCTTTGCCCCTCAATACCCTTTAAGAAATGCCCCATCCAGGTATATAAAGGGTTGACATCCACCCAAGAAACCCTTCTTGTAAGCGTTAAGACAAATATATATTCACTTAAAAAGATTACCTAAATCAGGCATCGTTGTTGTCTCAATAATCACAGTTAAACTAGGATTATACCTTAAAATCTCAAATTTATAGTCTCGAAGCAATGAATAATGTTCCTTCTCCGATCCCTCAATCCACTCTCAAGCTTTATACACCGGTAGGTATTTGTTTCATTTATATTTACATCGTACTCTTCTCTGAAGAATTGCTCAGCCTCTTTCATCGTCAACTCTGGTTGAGTTATCCTCCAATTCATCCACTACCTACTTTTCAACAAGTGGTTTGCACTTGTTGTCTCTTGCACAAGTGTGTTGATCAACAAAGGTCTTTACTTGATAACTAAGAGGATGAATTTTTCGTGCATAACAAATCTGCCATGGGCAAATTCTTGTCATAACATGATTTTTTATTGCTTCGGATCAACTATGGGGAAGAAAATGCTCCTTTCAATAAGAATGTTGTACCTTCTTACTACTTTCTTGAATAATGTCATTCTCTCAAACTCCATTCTCACCTCCAAACGCACTTGTTGAACCAGAGCATCTACATTTTCTTATGGTTATGCTGCTGGCTGCTCATCTTCTTCATCACTGCAAATGCTATCGCAACATTTAGACTTATAGCAGCGATATCTAGGATCATTTAATGAATATTCTTCTTTATCAACAGGCAAAAAATGCATAGAGCTTTTGTTGGATCCAGATTTTGAATAAAAGTTTAACTCATAGAATGATAGGAAGGCGAAAACAACTACTTTAGCGGCACGGTTTGCAGGTGACAACAACGACGATTGACCCAGCAACGTCAAGACTCTAGATACGTGAGAGAAATGATCGCGACGACTACACCGGCGATATGGACAAACAATAAACGCTAGTGAAGAGTGAAAAAGTTTGTCGAGTTAGATGAGAATAGAAATCGCTATTGATGGAGAAGCTTTTTCTCTGCGCGCAAAACCCCAAATTTTGTGTTTTAACTTTGGTACCAAGAGAGCAAAAAACTCAGAGTACAATAGTGAATTACTATGTTAtttgtaaattaaattaaaataataaaagccACGTAAAAAGTTAAACTAGTTGCGCATTTTTCatccaatttgatttttattgtttttgtgctctttttatgtttcttttgcgTTTTTTCTGTAACTAATGAAGTTcaaattctttgatttttttaagattttgtttaaattttttttaggctaaaatttttagttatattttattttcttatttttgtctcATTCCATCTTTATAAATTGGGATTTAAAATTTTGATTAgataaaaataactgaaaaaaaggagagtattcaaaaaaaaaaaagaaatttggtTACATTATTAATACCAACAAGTTACATAGGATTAAAAATTAACGACATTTTTTATAGACTAACGTTTGGTTAAAAATCTCAAAtagatataattttttataattataaattttattttagtcataGTCATTATTATCGCGCTTCAATTTTTTATATCGTTCAAAGAATATCTAacatatatgtacatatatatcCATAACACAATTCTTGCTAATTTAGCATAGAACTCAAAATGATAATAAATTATCACTTATTGGCTGGTGATGATTCtcattaatttaaaaatgataGAGGTGACTAAAAATTATGCCAACCGATGCTGGCAATTTAGAACTGTTCCACGTGATTAATTAATTAAGCAGTGAATTTAATTTGTACATAAAATAATATACGTACTAGGATGATATATTATTATTGGTGTATCATTTTGGCAGTGAAAGCACTCATATATAAATTTTTGGTAGAAAATAATTTATCATCCTGCTACGCCATTAACTATTTACAGCTAATCATATCTGCACTTATCTAGTACCTTATTATCCTATTTATATTAAGGGAGATGCACTCAACTACCAAATTCGCTCATCAACATTTTAGACATGtgggttaattaattaattaagcagacaaataattagaaatttaataGTGTATGTGTTTTTTGAAAAGTGATAATATGTGTGGACACAGAAGAAAAACATCAACACTCCTGCTAAGTACGGTCGATTAAACAAGACATTAATTTCAATGAGCTAATCATGTTAGACATGAATTAATATAGTTGATCAGACAAACCAAACCCCAATAAATTGTCTGTAATGTACAATCAACGTCATATCAGTTTATATATACAACACCATCACATTATTAGGTTGCCATATGAAACTTGATTATTGAAGAGTATATGTGAGTAAATTAAACTTAATTGAGGGGTTACAAAACGATTGTTTCCGAGACAAAGGCAATCTCTTAATATAGAAATCCGATAATGTTAGAGAAAAAAAAACAGCTAAATAATCTCTTTATATTAAATAAGACATATtctgattattttttattaatattttttagttatcaaatatttttgataGAAATAAACTCAGGTTATAATAATAGAAATGTTTAATAATATATATGCATCATAAAATATAAGTGTTTATATACATATGAGATTGTGccgttgaaagaaagaaaaagtgctAGTGTGTTAACAGTTTTATCTAACTAGTGCATATAGAATTAAATGATCGTAAGTTTACGTGGTTCAAGGGGTCAatcatgtagttaaattaataaaatattggtgAATTTGATTTCATTGTTCTATTTAATATTCTTCTGTTGAGACTTGATATtatctaaaaataaactaaatatgagaaaaaaaaaactttaagtTCAAAAGTTAACATTATTTATTATCATTTTCAATATAAACTATTAATGTTCACATGTTATTTGATTTTTTACggtattctttttttttaagacTAATTCGTTACAGTACTGAGCTTTATTTAAGAGTTTGCTATGAATTATTGCATACACAAGACAAAATTTAAACTTTCAATACTTATTTAAGCGGACTAGTAAGCTAATCACTAGACCAATTCAACTTGCTTAATATTCATTCAcatgttatttttattaataccTATCATTACTATTTGTAAaggcttaattaattaattaccaaGAAGGAACAGTGGCATATAAACTAAGTAAGGAACAAAATAAAGACGATTATTATTGTAACTCAAAATAAAGACGATTATTCTTAATATATTCTCAACAATAATAAGGAAACTGAAGATATATGGTCCTTCTCGGTGGTACATGCAGAAGCAGTAATAAGTTAATAACCCTAATTAGTAGTTATTAAGCAAAATAAAACCTAACTAGACTCGTTAATTACACTAGTTAGGCAAAGAGAAAGAATCAAAGAACAAAGCAGAAACAGACAAATTAAAGGGGTTAAAAAAAAAGGTTGGAAATGAAGAGGTAGCATTAGCGTGGAGCAGTGTTGATGATCATGATCATGATAATcagattaaacaaaaaaaaaaggttctGAAATCTGCACACATCTGAGCTGCAAAAGACTGTGATCTGTGATGATGCTGCTGCACCCACAAACAGTGTACTACACCACGCCGCGTGAATTCACCCACTCATACTCAGTCATTTTCATTTtccattttctatttattattttctgTCATCATTTTGATACGCCAATGGCCGAATCGGATTTTCAAagcacaataaaaaaataaaaaataaaaaataaaaaataaaaaataaaaaagaaacagcGACCTAACATACAGAtcgagagaaaagaagaaaattaacTGAAAGTGAAGTCCGAGAAGaattaataataatggtggacgAGGTACCTCGTCTTCATAACACAATGCAAGTACCTGactgaagaaaagaaagataaataAACGCCAAAACCAACATAAAATAATATTgcattattaaattaaattaaattaataatattatggATCAAGGTTTTCTGGAGTGTGAATGTGAAAGTAAGCGAATTCTGGGGTGTGCTTACGTTAATGGGAACGAGAAACTAACTAATCGACATTAATATGAGAGAGAAAGCTTAATGATTGTTGACCCAAGATAAGGAGCAAATTCAGGAGAAGATAACACTGCTTTTCTCTGCATGCCATACACGTTCACCTCCATACTCTTCTTAATGATAACAAAAACAATTCATCATAATCACCATCATGTTTAGTTTCCGATATTATACTAATTTAAGTCcagaataataattaattatgaaaatatgaataataaaccGGAAAATTAAAAAATCATGAGCAGCCAACAACTGAACTAATTAAAAGTCTCatgacataaattaaaaaaaaaaaagaagaaataactAATAATTAACAAGAACCCTAGCTAGCTAGATCTCTCATCAATTGAAATTTCAGATTACAATGTTTCTCGCACATGCAAACACTATCTTGCATTCAGAGGggggaattagggtttcttaCCGAGAGTGTGCTTATTGTTATGCATCCAAACCTTGAGAACATGTCTCTTAACACCGGTTTCAGCGCAGAAATTCTCAACTGCAGATTCATCATGCTTCTGGATTCTCCACCCTAACTGCTCCGCGAATGCAAGCATCTTATCCTTCTGCTCCTGTGTGAATTTCGTTCTAAACCTCTTCTTTGTTCCGCTTCCGCtaccgccgccgccgccgccgctgcTGCTAGGGTTTGACATGTCTTCTTCCTCTTTGTAGAATCCACCGCCGCCTGATGCGGCTGCTGGAAGAGCTAGAGGCCGGTGCTGCGACACCGGCGGAGTTGACAGGTGGAGGTATCCGCCGGTAGGAGGAGGCGGTGCGCGGTGGTAGTAAGGGGAGAATTGATGGTGTTGGTGGTACTGGTGGTGGTGCAGAGGCGGTTGCGGCGGTTGCTGAGGCCGAGGAGTGTTCTGGTGGTAGGGGCTTNNNNNNNNNNNNNNNNNNNNNNNNNNNNNNNNNNNNNNNNNNNNNNNNNNNNNGCTTGTCTCGCCGTCGATCTCTTTGCGGTGGAAATTGCGGTGGCAGTTGCAGGCAGCGCAGATCACGGCCTCCAGTGTTCCTTCCTCTCCGGCGGCTAGAAACTCGCAGCAACCGTCAACGGCGTGGCCACCGATACTGACCGCGTGATTCTTCTGACATTCTCTGTACCTGACGCCGGTTCCACCTTTCCGACCAGGTGTCACGGCGGcagctcctcctcctcctcctccttctgaTTTGGACCTCGCCGCCGAGTTTCCAAACGAGTCATAACCCTGCGGCGCAGGCGGCGGCTCCGGGATCCCCATTTCCTCTTCCTCTTGGTCTTCGTGCTCGTCAAATTCCATATCGCtctctattttgttttcttttaaaaaaaaattaaaaataaaaaagaggaaaagagaaaagagataataaattaaaaaattctgtttttaatttgtgATTTGGGTTTTATGGTATGTTAGGTTTGTTGCTTGAGATGGGACTATGGGAGAGGATCTACACAATCtacagtttttttttctttttttctttctaacaTAGAGAGGTGAAAGCTCAAGGCTGAGTCAATTTCAGTGATAAAAGTGTCAAAAACGCTACTAAGTAAGATTGTGTACGTGTTTATTCATTTATAATGGGGGTTGtaataatttataataaataaaataaatattaattgaagCACTCGGAAAAGAAAGTTGGCATATTAATTTGTTGAGGTTAtggtaataataaaataaaatatatttgttTAATGAGTTGAAGAtaagagaggaggaagaggatgtGGTCATCAATAACCGGCCTGCACAAAAAGAGGGTGTGTCACTACACAAAGCCTCTCAAATTCT includes:
- the LOC107606191 gene encoding zinc-finger homeodomain protein 2 isoform X3 encodes the protein MEFDEHEDQEEEEMGIPEPPPAPQGYDSFGNSAARSKSEGGGGGGAAAVTPGRKGGTGVRYRECQKNHAVSIGGHAVDGCCEFLAAGEEGTLEAVICAACNCHRNFHRKEIDGETSPYHQNTPRPQQPPQPPLHHHQYHQHHQFSPYYHRAPPPPTGGYLHLSTPPVSQHRPLALPAAASGGGGFYKEEEDMSNPSSSGGGGGGSGSGTKKRFRTKFTQEQKDKMLAFAEQLGWRIQKHDESAVENFCAETGVKRHVLKVWMHNNKHTLEYGGERVWHAEKSSVIFS
- the LOC107606191 gene encoding zinc-finger homeodomain protein 2 isoform X4, coding for MEFDEHEDQEEEEMGIPEPPPAPQGYDSFGNSAARSKSEGGGGGGAAAVTPGRKGGTGVRYRECQKNHAVSIGGHAVDGCCEFLAAGEEGTLEAVICAACNCHRNFHRKEIDGETSPYHQNTPRPQQPPQPPLHHHQYHQHHQFSPYYHRAPPPPTGGYLHLSTPPVSQHRPLALPAAASGGGGFYKEEEDMSNPSSSGGGGGGSGSGTKKRFRTKFTQEQKDKMLAFAEQLGWRIQKHDESAVENFCAETGVKRHVLKVWMHNNKHTLVRYLHCVMKTRYLVHHYY
- the LOC107606191 gene encoding zinc-finger homeodomain protein 2 isoform X1 yields the protein MEFDEHEDQEEEEMGIPEPPPAPQGYDSFGNSAARSKSEGGGGGGAAAVTPGRKGGTGVRYRECQKNHAVSIGGHAVDGCCEFLAAGEEGTLEAVICAACNCHRNFHRKEIDGETSXXXXXXXXXXXXXXXXXXSPYHQNTPRPQQPPQPPLHHHQYHQHHQFSPYYHRAPPPPTGGYLHLSTPPVSQHRPLALPAAASGGGGFYKEEEDMSNPSSSGGGGGGSGSGTKKRFRTKFTQEQKDKMLAFAEQLGWRIQKHDESAVENFCAETGVKRHVLKVWMHNNKHTLGKKP
- the LOC107606191 gene encoding zinc-finger homeodomain protein 2 isoform X2 translates to MEFDEHEDQEEEEMGIPEPPPAPQGYDSFGNSAARSKSEGGGGGGAAAVTPGRKGGTGVRYRECQKNHAVSIGGHAVDGCCEFLAAGEEGTLEAVICAACNCHRNFHRKEIDGETSPYHQNTPRPQQPPQPPLHHHQYHQHHQFSPYYHRAPPPPTGGYLHLSTPPVSQHRPLALPAAASGGGGFYKEEEDMSNPSSSGGGGGGSGSGTKKRFRTKFTQEQKDKMLAFAEQLGWRIQKHDESAVENFCAETGVKRHVLKVWMHNNKHTLEEYGGERVWHAEKSSVIFS
- the LOC107606191 gene encoding zinc-finger homeodomain protein 2 isoform X5; translation: MEFDEHEDQEEEEMGIPEPPPAPQGYDSFGNSAARSKSEGGGGGGAAAVTPGRKGGTGVRYRECQKNHAVSIGGHAVDGCCEFLAAGEEGTLEAVICAACNCHRNFHRKEIDGETSPYHQNTPRPQQPPQPPLHHHQYHQHHQFSPYYHRAPPPPTGGYLHLSTPPVSQHRPLALPAAASGGGGFYKEEEDMSNPSSSGGGGGGSGSGTKKRFRTKFTQEQKDKMLAFAEQLGWRIQKHDESAVENFCAETGVKRHVLKVWMHNNKHTLGTCIVL